In one Lolium rigidum isolate FL_2022 chromosome 3, APGP_CSIRO_Lrig_0.1, whole genome shotgun sequence genomic region, the following are encoded:
- the LOC124700094 gene encoding uncharacterized protein LOC124700094: MNVTVAPPTAPRAEAPVPPPRSAYALRIRHVPDTSKRKPYIPAPKTEWEEEELELDRPCSSRNKAKEPEPWKAISCARAGLEHYNSMNQGDEHELIKAVGVHSFIWCGGWLHANFIARRDVANNVPKYSYFFAELELNAYGLSCASCVKLDSVEPKNLGSCGVCPGKIMHPAAGVYHGAKD; this comes from the exons ATGAATGTGACTGTGGCTCCTCCTACGGCACCCCGCGCCGAGGCTCCGGTCCCTCCACCTCGCAGCGCGTACGCTCTCCGCATCCGCCACGTCCCCGATACCAGCAAGCGCAAACCCTACATCCCCGCTCCAAAGACGGAATG GGAGGAAGAGGAACTTGAGCTTGATCGACCATGCTCTTCCAGGAATAAAGCTAAGGAACCTGAACCTTGGAAGGCAATATCATGTGCACGTGCGGGTCTGGAACACTACAACAGCATGAATCAG GGGGATGAGCATGAGCTGATTAAAGCAGTGGGGGTCCATTCATTTATCTGGTGTGGTGGGTGGTTACATGCAAATTTCATTGCTAGGCGTGATGTTGCCAATAATGTTCCCAAGTACTCATACTTCTTTGCTGAGCTGGAACTTAATGCATATGGTCTGTCGTGTGCTTCATGCGTTAAACTGGATTCAG TTGAACCAAAGAACCTTGGTAGCTGTGGAGTGTGCCCAGGAAAAATCATGCACCCTGCTGCTGGTGTTTATCATGGTGCGAAGGATTAA